From the Synechococcus sp. HK01-R genome, one window contains:
- a CDS encoding ABC transporter permease, with product MARGRELLRYCATRLALAPLMLWLIASLVFLLLRVAPGDPVDAVLGSRAPAAAKALLRQRLGLDLPLSHQYLDFLQGLLHGDLGQALINQEPVGQIIAKALPASLELSLTALLIAAVSGLAVGFSGIARPEGKLDLAGRFYGIGTYALPPFWVAMLVQLLFAVILGWLPVGGRFPPSLVPPSGSGFLILDSLSSGNWAALQGALRHLVLPACTLGLLLSGVFTNALRLNLRRALRSDYVEAARSRGLSEAQVVLRHALPNALLPVLTIAGITVASLIGGALLIEVTFSWPGIALRLQESINQRDYPVVQGIVVVVAALVVMVSVLVDLLVALLDPRVRY from the coding sequence ATGGCACGGGGTCGTGAGCTACTGCGCTACTGCGCCACACGCCTCGCCCTGGCGCCTCTCATGCTCTGGCTGATCGCCAGTCTGGTGTTTCTGCTGCTGCGAGTTGCCCCTGGCGATCCTGTCGATGCTGTGCTCGGCAGTCGAGCCCCAGCGGCAGCCAAGGCCTTGCTCCGCCAACGCTTGGGGCTCGACCTACCCCTCAGCCATCAATACCTCGACTTTCTTCAAGGTCTCCTCCACGGCGACCTGGGCCAGGCGCTGATCAACCAGGAACCAGTGGGGCAGATCATTGCCAAGGCGCTGCCCGCCAGCCTGGAACTCAGTCTCACCGCCCTACTGATCGCGGCCGTGAGCGGCCTGGCCGTTGGCTTCAGCGGCATTGCCCGCCCCGAGGGGAAGCTCGATCTCGCCGGACGCTTTTACGGGATCGGCACCTATGCACTTCCACCCTTCTGGGTGGCGATGCTGGTGCAGCTGCTGTTTGCCGTGATCCTGGGATGGCTGCCGGTGGGCGGCCGCTTCCCCCCCAGCCTTGTGCCACCGAGCGGCAGCGGTTTTCTGATCCTCGACAGTCTCAGCAGTGGCAATTGGGCAGCGCTGCAGGGCGCCCTGCGCCACCTGGTGTTACCCGCCTGCACCCTTGGGTTGTTGCTCAGTGGCGTGTTCACCAACGCCCTGCGCCTGAACCTGCGCCGTGCCCTTCGCTCCGATTACGTGGAAGCGGCCCGCAGTCGCGGGCTGAGCGAAGCACAGGTGGTGCTGCGGCACGCCCTGCCCAATGCCCTCTTGCCCGTCCTCACCATCGCCGGAATCACTGTGGCCTCGCTGATCGGTGGCGCCCTGCTGATCGAAGTGACCTTCTCTTGGCCGGGGATCGCCCTGCGTTTGCAGGAAAGCATCAACCAGCGCGATTACCCGGTGGTGCAAGGGATTGTGGTGGTCGTGGCTGCCCTGGTGGTGATGGTGAGCGTGCTGGTGGATCTTCTGGTGGCGCTGCTGGATCCGAGGGTTCGCTACTGA